Proteins co-encoded in one Bacillus infantis NRRL B-14911 genomic window:
- the celB gene encoding PTS cellobiose transporter subunit IIC, translating to MSKMNDFLENKVMPVAGRVAGQRHLQALRDGIILTMPLIIVGSLFLILGFLPIPGYDDFMANTFGDQWLTKLMYPVGATFDIMALIAAFGIAYRLAEKYGVDALSAGAISVAAFLLATPYQVSFTPDGASEAVLVGGAIPAALMGSKGLFVAMLIAMLSTEIYRFIIQKNIIIKMPDGVPPAVSKSFVALIPGFIVITVIWVLRLLVEQTDFQSLHNIIGEVLGKPLGILGGSLIGSLVAVFLVQLLWSCGLHGASIVGGVMGPIWLSAMDANRLAFQGGETLPNIFTQQFFDIFVYIGGSGATLALVLAMILRARSKQMKQLGRLAIGPGLFNINEPVVFGMPIVMNPILIVPFVLTPLVMVLTTYIGMSTGLVAKPAGIAVPWTMPPIIGGYLAAGGKMSGAVLQLINFALAFTIYYPFFRIWDKQKLVEEGGFQPPVDANKKVASM from the coding sequence ATGAGCAAAATGAATGATTTCCTTGAAAATAAGGTGATGCCTGTGGCAGGCAGGGTAGCGGGCCAGCGCCATCTTCAGGCACTCCGTGATGGAATTATCCTGACGATGCCGCTGATTATTGTCGGTTCATTATTCCTGATTCTTGGTTTCTTGCCTATTCCCGGCTATGACGACTTCATGGCAAATACATTCGGTGATCAATGGCTGACAAAGCTGATGTATCCAGTGGGTGCGACCTTCGATATTATGGCCTTGATTGCCGCCTTTGGCATAGCTTACCGCCTTGCTGAAAAATATGGAGTGGATGCGCTGTCTGCAGGTGCAATTTCTGTTGCGGCATTTCTTTTGGCAACACCGTACCAGGTCTCCTTTACGCCAGACGGAGCATCAGAAGCAGTACTTGTAGGAGGAGCGATCCCGGCCGCTTTAATGGGAAGCAAGGGACTTTTTGTAGCGATGCTTATTGCCATGCTCTCAACGGAAATATACCGATTTATCATCCAAAAAAATATCATTATAAAAATGCCTGATGGCGTACCGCCTGCTGTCAGCAAATCATTCGTTGCACTCATTCCAGGTTTTATTGTTATCACGGTCATTTGGGTTCTTCGCCTGCTAGTAGAGCAGACGGATTTTCAGAGCTTGCATAATATCATTGGCGAAGTGCTTGGAAAACCACTTGGCATTCTGGGCGGAAGTTTGATTGGCAGCCTGGTTGCAGTATTTCTTGTACAGCTGTTATGGTCCTGTGGATTACATGGAGCTTCCATTGTTGGAGGAGTAATGGGGCCAATTTGGCTCTCAGCAATGGATGCCAACCGCCTTGCGTTCCAGGGGGGCGAAACTTTGCCGAATATATTCACACAGCAATTTTTCGATATCTTTGTATATATAGGAGGAAGCGGCGCAACGTTAGCATTGGTGCTTGCGATGATTTTGAGGGCACGAAGCAAGCAAATGAAGCAATTAGGCCGTTTAGCTATCGGGCCGGGACTATTCAATATTAACGAACCTGTCGTATTTGGAATGCCAATTGTGATGAACCCTATTTTGATCGTTCCGTTTGTACTTACACCGCTTGTAATGGTCTTAACCACCTATATTGGCATGAGTACAGGGCTGGTCGCAAAACCGGCAGGCATTGCGGTTCCATGGACAATGCCTCCGATTATCGGGGGATATTTGGCAGCAGGAGGAAAAATGTCAGGTGCTGTCCTGCAATTAATAAACTTTGCCTTAGCTTTTACCATCTATTATCCTTTCTTCCGCATCTGGGATAAACAA
- a CDS encoding BglG family transcription antiterminator, translated as MLNTRMSSILKALIETDDVITSEYLANIIQVTSRTIRNSIKELNMLLAENGAEIKSVRGTGYKLTVGDDAKFQNLLAQVAGEDSLKSGHIPNLPEDRVQFLIKRLLFADKYVKLDDLAEELFISKSSIQNDLREAKRILQQYAITVEKRPNYGLKLKGDEVKLRFCMSQYIYNREKTVLDLFESRMSILPKEEVQLIRKIILDQVRVSGISLSDMGLNNLITHIAIACCRIRCEKYVMIFPKDMHEIINQKEYIVASEIVQEINKHLFVEFPESEIAYIAIHLMGIRMIAHFHLNETEIRSLVDEEVFNLAKKILSMIEQKLKLGIKNDKELFVSMCLHLKPALNRFRFGMNIRNPMLDAIKANYPVAFQAGVLAGICIKEEYGYQIGESEVAYLALHFGAAMERVKANHSVKRCLIVCASGVGSARLLYHKLESQFGSRLELAGTTEYYKINEIPLDTIDFIVSTVPIASELPVPVIQVNTILGGTDLLKIERVLDDYTGQSFAYTRKELVFLQKEFETKEEVLKFLARELTDLGLTDEHFLPAVLEREEVSPTCFGNLVAIPHPIMPRTDETFWAICTLQKPVDWDDKRVQFVCLLCVRKNSKEDLVNMYKLLIEVVEDSTLVHHLLKCKTYKEFISVFLSKKK; from the coding sequence ATGCTGAATACCCGAATGAGCAGTATTCTAAAAGCTTTAATAGAAACAGATGATGTAATCACAAGCGAGTACTTGGCAAATATCATACAGGTTACTTCCCGTACAATCAGGAATTCCATAAAAGAGTTAAATATGCTGCTTGCTGAAAATGGCGCTGAAATTAAATCGGTCCGCGGAACTGGATATAAATTGACTGTTGGGGATGATGCCAAATTTCAAAATTTGCTGGCTCAAGTTGCAGGAGAAGATTCATTAAAAAGCGGGCATATACCGAACCTTCCGGAAGATCGTGTCCAGTTTCTGATCAAGCGGCTTCTTTTTGCTGATAAATATGTGAAACTGGATGACCTGGCTGAAGAATTATTCATCAGCAAATCTTCCATTCAAAATGATTTAAGAGAGGCCAAAAGGATTTTACAGCAGTATGCTATTACAGTTGAGAAGCGGCCGAATTATGGTCTCAAGTTAAAGGGAGATGAAGTTAAACTTCGCTTTTGCATGTCCCAGTATATTTACAATCGGGAAAAAACGGTCCTTGACCTATTTGAAAGCCGCATGTCCATTCTTCCAAAAGAAGAAGTCCAGCTGATCCGTAAAATTATTCTTGATCAAGTGCGGGTAAGCGGTATATCACTTTCCGACATGGGCCTGAATAATTTGATCACTCATATTGCCATTGCCTGCTGCAGAATACGATGTGAAAAATATGTAATGATATTCCCGAAAGACATGCATGAAATCATAAACCAAAAGGAGTATATAGTAGCTTCTGAAATAGTCCAGGAAATAAATAAACATCTTTTCGTAGAGTTTCCAGAGTCGGAAATTGCCTATATAGCCATTCATTTAATGGGGATCAGAATGATTGCTCATTTTCATTTGAATGAAACAGAAATACGCAGTCTTGTTGATGAGGAAGTCTTTAATCTGGCAAAAAAAATCCTGAGTATGATTGAACAAAAGCTAAAGCTGGGCATTAAAAATGATAAAGAATTGTTTGTTAGCATGTGTTTGCATCTTAAGCCCGCATTAAATCGGTTCCGATTCGGCATGAATATCCGGAACCCGATGCTGGATGCGATAAAAGCTAACTATCCGGTAGCCTTTCAGGCAGGCGTCCTGGCTGGAATTTGTATCAAAGAAGAATATGGATACCAAATTGGTGAAAGCGAGGTCGCCTATCTGGCTCTTCACTTTGGTGCGGCGATGGAGAGAGTCAAAGCAAACCATTCAGTCAAACGCTGTCTGATTGTCTGTGCTTCAGGAGTCGGCAGTGCCCGGCTTTTATACCACAAGCTGGAGTCCCAATTTGGTTCCAGGCTGGAGCTGGCAGGAACAACAGAATATTATAAAATAAATGAAATCCCGCTGGATACGATCGATTTTATTGTCAGTACAGTTCCCATTGCCTCTGAGCTTCCAGTCCCGGTCATTCAGGTGAACACCATACTTGGGGGAACAGATTTATTAAAGATTGAAAGAGTACTGGATGATTATACCGGACAGTCTTTCGCTTATACAAGAAAAGAGCTGGTTTTCCTGCAGAAGGAATTTGAAACAAAGGAAGAAGTTTTAAAGTTTCTGGCACGTGAATTAACAGATCTAGGTTTGACTGATGAACACTTCTTGCCTGCTGTTTTGGAAAGGGAGGAAGTTTCTCCAACTTGCTTTGGAAACCTGGTTGCCATACCTCATCCGATTATGCCGCGAACGGATGAAACATTCTGGGCTATATGCACACTTCAGAAACCTGTCGACTGGGATGATAAGCGGGTTCAATTTGTTTGTTTGCTATGTGTAAGAAAAAACAGTAAAGAAGACTTGGTCAATATGTACAAGCTCCTGATAGAAGTGGTAGAGGACAGCACTCTGGTACATCATTTATTGAAATGTAAAACCTATAAAGAGTTTATCTCTGTTTTTCTAAGCAAAAAAAAATAA
- a CDS encoding PTS sugar transporter subunit IIB, producing the protein MNILLCCSAGMSTSLLVTKMEKSAREQDKEYTIWAVSSDAVHHHIDRADVLLLGPQVRFMLPQLKKLGEEKKIPVDVINIVHYGTCNGTEVLSFAEKLVNK; encoded by the coding sequence GTGAACATATTGCTGTGCTGTTCAGCCGGGATGTCTACAAGTCTATTAGTTACAAAGATGGAGAAAAGTGCAAGAGAACAAGATAAAGAATATACCATTTGGGCTGTTTCAAGTGATGCGGTGCACCACCATATTGACAGGGCGGATGTGCTGCTTCTAGGCCCTCAAGTGCGTTTTATGCTTCCTCAATTGAAGAAGCTGGGTGAAGAAAAAAAGATCCCGGTTGACGTAATTAATATCGTTCACTATGGCACATGCAATGGGACCGAAGTATTAAGCTTTGCAGAAAAATTAGTAAATAAATAG